From Chiloscyllium punctatum isolate Juve2018m chromosome 36, sChiPun1.3, whole genome shotgun sequence, the proteins below share one genomic window:
- the LOC140460483 gene encoding uncharacterized protein, whose translation MEKLWECGHCVKEFRSPSQLEIHRRSHTGERPFVCPECGKGFTQSSNLLKHRRVHTGERPFACSECGKAFTQSTSFAAHQRVHTGERPFSCLFCGKTFRNSSNLTAHRRVHSGEKPFTCSVCGKAFTQLSSLLTHQRLHTEEKPFSCSQCGRGFNQSTNLLTHQRVHTGERPFSCPTCGQRFITSSNLLTHQRVHSGERPFTCFDCGKGFIQSSTLLIHQRVHTGDRPFTCSECGKGFTQLSSLLTHQRVHSEQKPFTCPQCGKGFVQSSNLLTHQRVHTGEKPFSCWQCGKEFSTSSNLLMHQRLHGGENN comes from the coding sequence ATGGAGAAACTGTGGGAATGTGGGCACTGTGTAAAGGAGTTCCGATCCCCGTCCCAGCTGGAAATTCACCGACGCAGTCACACCGGAGAGAGGCCGTTCgtctgccccgagtgcgggaagggcttcacgcAGTCGTCCAACCTCCTGAAGCATCGACgagtccacaccggggagaggccgttcgcctgctccgagtgcgggaaggcgTTCACCCAGTCCACCAGCTTCGCGGcacaccagcgggttcacaccggagagagacccttcagctgcttGTTCTGCGGAAAGACGTTCAGGAATTCGTCCAACCTGACTGCACACCGGCGCGTTCACAGCGGGGAGAAACCGTTCACTTGCTCGGTGTGTGGGAAGGCATTCACTCAGTTATCGAGCTTGTTGACACACCAGCGGCTTCACACTGAGGAGAAACCGTTCTCCTGCTCGCAGTGCGGGCGAGGCTTCAACCAGTCAACCAACCTGCTGACACACCAGCGAGTCCACACAggcgagaggccattcagctgccccACCTGTGGGCAGAGGTTCATTACTTCTTCCAACCTGCTGACACACCAGCGGGTTCACAgcggggagagaccgttcacctgcttcgattgtgggaagggattcattcAGTCCTCCACTCTGCTGatacaccagcgagttcacaccgGGGacaggccgttcacctgctcggagtgcgggaagggattcactcagttgTCCAGCCTTCTGACGCACCAACGAGTCCATTCCGAGCAGAAACCGTTCACCTGCCcgcagtgtgggaagggatttgtTCAGTCATCCAATTTGTTGACCCACCAGAgagttcacaccggggagaaaccGTTCAGCTGCTGGCAGTGCGGGAAGGAGTTCAGTACTTCATCGAACCTGCTGATGCACCAGCGGCTTCATGGTGGGGAGAATAACTGA
- the LOC140460482 gene encoding uncharacterized protein, with translation MEGRGTITSEENPYTSSGAGQGFSQSSSLSRHGVLHSEEKLWHCGDCGKGFKYPSQLEAHRRSHTRERPFICSECGKGFIQLSHLLTHQRVHTDNRPFKCSDCGKCFKSSKQLMSHQRVHTDKKPYRCSHCGTGFRQSSDLTVHQRVHTGERPFICSKCGKGFINSSHLLTHQRVHTEERPFTCRECGKGFTQLSNLLRHQRVHSDERPFTCPHCGKCYKSSGELVRHQRVHTDERPFRCSHCGTGFKRSSELTVHQRVHTGERPFSCSECGKEFTQSSHLLQHQRIHTGERPFSCSKCGKGFINSSNLQSHQRVHK, from the coding sequence ATGGAAGGAAGAGGTACCATTACCAGTGAGGAGAACCCTTACACCAGTTCTGGGGCTGGACAAGGATTCAGCCAATCATCTAGTCTGTCAAGACATGGAGTTCTTCATAGTGAAGAGAAACTGTGGCATTGTGGGGACTGTGGCAAGGGATTTAAGTATCCCTCTCAACTGGAAGCTCATCGACGCAGTCACACAAGGGAGAGGCCATTTATCtgctcagagtgtgggaagggattcattcAGTTGTCTCACCTGCTGACGCACCAGAGGGTTCACACTGACAACAGGCCTTTTAAATGCTCTGACTGTGGGAAGTGCTTCAAGAGTTCCAAGCAACTGATGTCCCACCAACGCGTTCACACTGACAAGAAACCATACAGGTgctctcactgtgggactggcTTCAGGCAATCATCTGACCTCACTGtacaccagcgggttcacaccggggagaggccgttcatctgctccaagtgtgggaaaggattcattaATTCgtcccacctgctgacccaccagcgagtccacaccgaggagagaccattcacctgcagggagtgtgggaaaggattcactcagctATCCAATCTGCTCAGACACCAACGGGTCCACAGCGACGAGAGACCCTTTACCTGCCCGCATTGTGGCAAGTGCTATAAAAGTTCCGGGGAGTTGGTGCGCCATCAACGCGTCCACACGGATGAGAGACCGTTTCGGTGCTCCCACTGTGGGACTGGGTTCAAGCGATCGTCTGAGCTGACTGTCcaccaacgagtccacactggggaaaggcctttctcctgctccgagtgcgggaaggaattcactcagtcatcccaccTACTCCAACACCAACgaattcacaccggggagagaccgttcagctgctccaagtgtgggaagggattcattaACTCATCCAACCTCCAGAGTCACCAGCGAGTCCACAAGTAA
- the LOC140460487 gene encoding uncharacterized protein, with amino-acid sequence MEGNSAVSDVEQPCTCSVCGRSFADSSYLSAHQRVHTGEKPFKCPQCGKGFTWSSSLLRHLRIHSGVKPFTCSECGRGFTQSSHLLTHQRVHTGERPFTCSVCGKGFTQSTHLLLHQRVHTGERPFICSECGKGFTHSSKLLEHQRIHTGEKPFTCSDCGKGFTQSTHLLIHQRVHTGERPFTCSVCGKGFTRSSKLLIHQRVHQEPQLNNFALAQTKT; translated from the coding sequence ATGGAAGGAAACAGCGCCGTTTCCGACGTAGAGCAACCGTGCACGTGTTCCGTGTGTGGGAGAAGCTTTGCTGATTCATCTTACCTATCAGCACACCAGCgcgttcacactggggagaaaccattcaagtgcccccagtgtggaaagggattcacGTGGTCCTCCAGCCTGCTGAGGCACCTGCGAATCCATAGCGGAGTgaagccattcacctgctcggagtgtgggagagggttcactcagtcatcccacctgctgacccaccagcgagtgcacactggagagagaccgttcacctgctcggtgtgtgggaaggggttcactCAGTCGACCCATCTGCTGCTCCACCAGCGGGTGCACaccggggagagaccgttcatcTGTTCGGAGTGCGGAAAAGGATTCACGCATTCTTCCAAACTGCTGGAACACCAGCgaattcacaccggggagaaaccgttcacctgctctgactgtgggaagggattcactcagtcaacCCACTTGCTGAtacaccagcgggttcacaccggggagagaccgttcacttgctccgtgtgtgggaagggattcactcggtCGTCCAAACTGTTAATACACCAGCGGGTTCACCAAGAGCCACAGTTGAACAACTTTGCACTTGCTCAAACCAAGACGTGA